A genomic stretch from Orcinus orca chromosome 14, mOrcOrc1.1, whole genome shotgun sequence includes:
- the LOC101280532 gene encoding 40S ribosomal protein S27-like produces MPLAKDLLHPSPEEEKRKHKKKCLMQSPNSYFMDVKCPGSYKITTVFSHAQTVVLCVGCSTILCQSIGGKARLTEGCSFRWKQH; encoded by the coding sequence ATGCCTCTAGCAAAGGACCTCCTTCATCCCTCTccagaagaggagaagaggaaacacaAGAAGAAGTGCCTGATGCAGAGCCCCAATTCCTATTTCATGGATGTGAAATGCCCAGGAAGCTATAAAATCACCACCGTCTTTAGCCATGCACAAACAGTAGTTTTGTGTGTTGGCTGCTCTACCATCCTCTGCCAGTCTATAGGAGGAAAAGCAAGGCTTACAGAAGGGTGCTCTTTCAGATGGAAGCAGCACTAA